A stretch of the Candidatus Buchananbacteria bacterium genome encodes the following:
- a CDS encoding copper-translocating P-type ATPase, translating into MITKKIFPIVGMHCASCKILIEKMVKKLDGVSDVQVNYATEKMTVTYDEKKIGSADLSSAVSKAGSYRLITNQAGETVLASPPEAKKITRHHHQASSTAGHHDHASALKKEAYLKLKKKVIMVGIGSVPFFLMMINTVLASFGLMMVGEQFGFIKIEALNYRLNLFFLLQFLIATPIIFIGGQQFFQSAWQALKAKAANMDTLIALGTFTAWLFSTLVTFTPQFFGSLKTDVFFEAAVFITFFILIGRLLEARAKGQANDAIKKLFALQAKEATVIRHNQEIKISIDQVVTGDIIIVKPGEKIPVDGTIVNGASTIDESMVTGESLPVEKTVGDQVIGSTINKTGAFTFEAKKVGSETLLAQIIKMVEEAQGTTAPIQKLADAISGIFVPIVVVIAVIAFLFWLFIAPTIGLIGTDVSVLQLAVYIATTILIIACPCALGLATPTAVMVGTGQAARRGILIKDAAALEGAQQIKTIVFDKTGTLTKGIPEVTDFVLTGTIDEKTVLSYAYALEKNSEHPLSDAITKFATKFKNNDTATAFKAIEGRGVEGVVNNQNITIGNQRLLNEKHITIDQTTLNRVEQLSRQGKSIAYMVIADSLVAFFGLADVIKDESVQAIKNLQAMGITVIMLSGDNQKTADAIAQKLGINQVIAEVMPQDKAQIIKELQSKLTNKGYVAMVGDGINDAPALAQANIGIAMGTGTDVAIETGDIVLVKGTLDKVVEAIKMSRSTLKIIKQNLFWAFGYNIVAIPVAAGILYPFLGILLSPIIASAAMAFSSISVVLNSIRLKAIKLK; encoded by the coding sequence ATGATAACTAAAAAAATATTTCCGATTGTCGGAATGCATTGCGCTTCCTGCAAAATACTAATCGAAAAAATGGTCAAAAAATTAGATGGCGTCTCTGACGTTCAGGTTAACTATGCCACCGAAAAAATGACCGTAACCTACGACGAAAAAAAAATCGGCTCAGCCGACCTTTCGTCCGCCGTCAGCAAAGCCGGAAGCTATAGGCTAATTACCAATCAAGCCGGTGAAACTGTTTTAGCGTCACCGCCAGAAGCCAAAAAAATCACTCGTCACCATCACCAAGCATCGTCTACGGCCGGACACCACGATCACGCCTCAGCGCTAAAGAAAGAAGCCTACCTTAAACTTAAGAAAAAAGTCATCATGGTTGGCATTGGTTCAGTGCCATTCTTCTTAATGATGATTAATACTGTTTTGGCGTCGTTTGGCTTAATGATGGTCGGCGAACAATTCGGGTTCATTAAAATTGAAGCATTAAACTATAGGCTTAACCTATTTTTCTTGCTGCAATTTTTGATCGCCACGCCTATTATTTTCATCGGCGGCCAGCAATTCTTCCAAAGCGCTTGGCAGGCCTTAAAAGCCAAAGCGGCTAATATGGATACCTTAATTGCGCTTGGTACCTTCACGGCCTGGCTCTTCTCAACGTTGGTTACGTTTACGCCTCAATTTTTTGGATCGCTTAAAACTGACGTCTTTTTTGAAGCGGCGGTTTTTATTACCTTCTTTATTCTGATTGGACGACTCCTTGAAGCCAGGGCCAAAGGTCAAGCTAACGACGCTATTAAAAAACTGTTTGCCCTTCAGGCTAAAGAAGCAACTGTCATACGTCACAATCAGGAAATTAAAATCTCCATTGATCAAGTAGTTACTGGCGACATTATCATCGTAAAGCCCGGAGAAAAAATTCCGGTTGATGGCACCATCGTTAACGGTGCCAGCACGATTGATGAATCAATGGTCACTGGCGAATCGTTACCGGTTGAAAAAACGGTCGGCGACCAAGTCATTGGTTCAACCATCAACAAAACCGGAGCTTTTACTTTTGAGGCAAAAAAAGTCGGGTCCGAAACCCTGCTGGCGCAAATCATTAAAATGGTTGAAGAAGCTCAGGGCACGACCGCGCCAATTCAAAAGTTAGCCGACGCCATTTCAGGTATCTTTGTGCCAATTGTAGTTGTGATTGCCGTTATTGCCTTTTTATTTTGGCTATTTATTGCCCCGACGATTGGCTTAATTGGCACTGATGTGTCAGTGCTGCAGTTAGCTGTCTACATTGCAACAACCATATTGATTATTGCCTGCCCATGTGCGCTGGGGCTTGCGACCCCAACTGCCGTTATGGTTGGCACCGGTCAAGCAGCGAGGCGCGGCATCTTAATCAAGGATGCCGCCGCTCTTGAGGGGGCTCAACAAATCAAAACCATTGTATTTGATAAAACTGGAACTCTAACTAAAGGCATTCCCGAGGTAACTGATTTTGTCTTAACCGGCACCATTGATGAAAAAACCGTCCTGTCGTATGCCTATGCCCTGGAAAAAAATTCTGAACACCCTTTGTCTGACGCCATTACCAAATTTGCAACAAAATTCAAAAACAATGATACGGCCACAGCTTTTAAAGCCATTGAAGGTCGAGGTGTTGAAGGCGTTGTTAACAACCAAAACATAACGATTGGCAACCAACGACTGCTAAACGAAAAACATATTACCATTGATCAAACAACCCTCAACCGGGTTGAGCAACTCAGCCGTCAAGGTAAATCAATCGCTTATATGGTAATTGCTGATTCATTAGTTGCCTTTTTCGGCCTCGCTGACGTTATTAAAGATGAATCCGTTCAAGCCATCAAAAATCTCCAGGCCATGGGCATTACAGTTATTATGTTAAGCGGCGACAATCAAAAAACCGCTGACGCTATTGCCCAAAAACTCGGCATCAACCAAGTTATTGCCGAGGTAATGCCTCAAGACAAAGCACAAATTATCAAGGAGCTGCAAAGTAAGTTAACCAACAAAGGGTACGTTGCCATGGTGGGGGACGGCATTAACGATGCACCAGCCCTGGCTCAGGCTAATATCGGCATTGCTATGGGGACCGGCACCGACGTGGCAATTGAAACTGGTGATATTGTTCTGGTTAAGGGTACGCTCGACAAAGTGGTAGAGGCAATAAAAATGTCACGCTCGACACTAAAGATCATCAAACAAAACCTATTTTGGGCGTTTGGGTATAATATTGTGGCCATCCCAGTAGCCGCCGGCATACTCTATCCATTTCTTGGAATTTTACTTTCGCCAATCATTGCCAGTGCCGCCATGGCATTTAGTTCAATTTCCGTCGTACTAAACAGTATCCGTTTAAAGGCAATTAAACTTAAATAG
- a CDS encoding transcriptional repressor, which produces MQNILKKSGLKNTACRKHIIGVLIKTHEPISAETLYQKLKKQYDLVTIYRNLAAFEQKGIVFKEHINKIDRYYIDNAQHHHITCTSCGKTECVPCTHNNFKIKNFINIKHQLVLSGICQGCTNHY; this is translated from the coding sequence ATGCAAAATATCCTGAAAAAATCTGGGTTAAAAAATACAGCGTGCCGCAAACATATTATTGGTGTTTTAATTAAAACCCACGAACCAATTTCCGCCGAAACACTATATCAAAAATTAAAAAAACAGTATGATCTGGTGACTATCTACCGCAATTTAGCAGCGTTCGAACAAAAGGGGATTGTTTTCAAAGAGCATATCAATAAAATTGACCGTTACTATATTGACAATGCTCAACATCACCACATCACGTGTACTAGCTGCGGAAAAACTGAGTGTGTTCCGTGCACCCACAACAATTTTAAAATTAAAAATTTTATTAATATTAAACATCAGCTGGTGCTAAGCGGCATCTGCCAAGGATGTACTAATCATTATTAA
- a CDS encoding ZIP family metal transporter, with translation MFLVIIAATVIISLIALGSILVIFRKENQPAGFRSLISLAAGSLLAVSFLDLLPEAIEESEGIFEPHLISALVLVSILIFFIFERILHWHHCPDPIHPEHNHRHHQRGLVYLNLIGDAIHNFIDGFLVAGAFLLDFQVGLSVTAAVILHEIPQEISDFGVLLYAGLSRTKAIIYNLTVALTAILGATVFYFLGESFEIIIPLMAAVAAGNFIYLATADLIPELHHETNRGKIVTHSAWLLFGVAMIYIVGILFPHS, from the coding sequence ATGTTTCTAGTCATCATCGCTGCCACAGTCATCATTAGCCTTATTGCGTTAGGCAGCATTCTTGTTATCTTTCGTAAAGAAAACCAGCCTGCGGGCTTTCGTTCTTTAATCAGTCTCGCTGCCGGATCATTGCTAGCGGTTTCGTTTCTTGATTTATTACCAGAAGCCATTGAGGAAAGCGAGGGTATTTTCGAACCACACTTAATCTCTGCTTTGGTGCTAGTCAGTATTCTAATATTTTTCATTTTTGAAAGAATTTTACACTGGCACCATTGTCCGGATCCAATCCATCCGGAGCATAATCACCGCCATCATCAAAGGGGTTTAGTGTACCTCAACCTTATCGGTGACGCAATTCATAATTTTATTGACGGCTTTTTAGTCGCCGGCGCCTTCCTGCTTGATTTTCAAGTTGGCTTGTCTGTAACGGCGGCGGTTATTCTACACGAAATTCCTCAAGAGATTTCTGATTTCGGAGTTTTGCTCTATGCTGGACTCAGCCGCACCAAAGCTATTATCTACAACCTGACTGTTGCTTTAACTGCCATCCTCGGCGCTACAGTTTTTTATTTCTTGGGCGAATCATTTGAAATCATTATCCCGCTTATGGCCGCAGTTGCTGCTGGAAATTTTATCTATCTTGCAACAGCCGATTTGATTCCAGAACTACACCACGAAACCAACCGAGGCAAGATTGTTACTCATTCCGCGTGGTTACTATTTGGTGTCGCGATGATTTATATTGTTGGTATTTTATTTCCCCACAGCTAA